Proteins from a genomic interval of Mycolicibacterium grossiae:
- a CDS encoding cyclodehydratase produces MQRFTLDPAMPVLLRPDDTVQVGWDPRRAIVVRPPAGLSAAALADLLRLLQGGVTPADLVAVARNRGAVDDGAVTALLAALTDTGLLRATPVRVRTARVRVHGRGPLSDLLLGALRCSGTRVQHSRLSHAAVTTRTADLVVLADDLVADPHVVRALHTAAVAYLPVRVRDGTGLVGPLVLPGRSSCVRCADLHRSDRDAAWPAVAAQLRRTVGTSGRAAVLGTAALALDQVDRVVAAIHAGPADLAGDLVADPPPTVDTTLEFDVRTGSTVRRHWTRHPRCGC; encoded by the coding sequence GTGCAGCGATTCACGCTCGACCCGGCCATGCCGGTGCTGCTGCGCCCCGACGACACCGTGCAGGTCGGCTGGGATCCGCGCCGCGCCATCGTGGTCCGGCCACCCGCCGGGCTGTCGGCCGCCGCGCTCGCCGACCTGCTGCGCCTGCTGCAGGGCGGTGTCACGCCCGCCGACCTCGTCGCCGTCGCCCGCAATCGCGGCGCGGTCGACGACGGCGCCGTCACCGCGCTGCTGGCCGCCCTGACCGACACCGGACTGCTGCGCGCCACCCCCGTGCGGGTGCGGACCGCCCGGGTGCGCGTGCACGGCCGCGGCCCGCTGTCGGACCTGCTGCTGGGCGCGCTGCGCTGCTCGGGCACGCGGGTACAGCACAGCCGGCTCAGCCACGCCGCGGTCACCACCCGCACCGCAGACCTGGTGGTGCTCGCCGACGACCTGGTGGCCGACCCGCACGTCGTGCGCGCCCTGCACACCGCCGCGGTGGCATACCTGCCGGTACGGGTACGCGACGGCACGGGTCTGGTCGGCCCGCTGGTCCTGCCGGGCCGCTCGAGCTGCGTGCGCTGCGCGGACCTGCACCGCAGCGACCGCGACGCGGCCTGGCCCGCGGTCGCCGCGCAACTGCGGCGCACCGTCGGTACGTCCGGGCGGGCCGCCGTCCTCGGCACGGCGGCGCTCGCCCTGGATCAGGTGGACCGCGTCGTCGCGGCGATCCACGCCGGCCCCGCCGACCTCGCCGGCGACCTCGTCGCCGACCCGCCTCCGACGGTCGACACCACGCTCGAGTTCGACGTCCGCACCGGGTCGACGGTCCGTCGCCACTGGACCCGCCACCCGCGCTGCGGCTGTTGA
- a CDS encoding WhiB family transcriptional regulator, with the protein MSDLTCRERLSVPCHDGEPDLWFAESPTDLERAKALCADCPIRRECLSMALERQEPWGVWGGEILDRGTIVARKRPRGRPRKNPQQAPAAACVGAA; encoded by the coding sequence ATGTCGGACCTGACATGCCGCGAGAGGCTGTCGGTGCCCTGTCACGACGGAGAACCGGACCTGTGGTTCGCCGAGAGCCCGACCGACCTGGAGCGGGCCAAGGCGCTGTGCGCGGACTGCCCGATCCGGCGCGAGTGCCTCTCGATGGCGCTGGAACGTCAAGAGCCGTGGGGGGTCTGGGGTGGAGAGATCCTCGACCGTGGAACCATCGTGGCGCGCAAGAGGCCACGGGGTCGCCCCCGCAAGAACCCGCAGCAGGCTCCTGCCGCGGCGTGCGTCGGGGCCGCCTAG
- a CDS encoding macrolide-binding ATPase MABP-1 translates to MDDGVVADIKRGRAARNAKLATLPVGFAGRAALGLGKRLTGQSRDEVNAELMEKAANQLFTVLGELKGGAMKVGQALSVMEAAVPEQFGEPYREALTKLQKDAPPLPAAKVHRVLDAQLGTKWRERFTSFGDEPVASASIGQVHKAVWADGREVAVKIQYPGADEALRADLKTMRRMVSVFKQLSPGADVQGVVDELIERTEMELDYRLEADNQRAFAKAYRDHPRFVVPAVVASAPKVVIAEWIEGTPMSAIIRDGTPEQRDVMGTRLFELTYDAPQRLEMMHGDAHPGNFMLLPGDKMGVIDFGAVAPMPGGLPVEIGQMVRYALQRDYDHLLPTMERAGFIQRGERVSHTEIDDMLRQYVEPLESEEFHYSRKWLQKMAARNMDLSVDQIKAARQMDIPAKLAIPMRVIASNVAISCQLDARIPARRLAEELIPGFVEAA, encoded by the coding sequence GTGGATGATGGTGTGGTGGCAGACATCAAACGTGGTCGGGCAGCGCGCAACGCCAAGCTGGCGACGCTTCCCGTCGGGTTCGCGGGCCGGGCCGCGCTGGGTCTGGGCAAGCGGCTCACGGGTCAGTCCAGGGACGAGGTCAACGCCGAACTGATGGAGAAGGCCGCCAACCAGCTGTTCACCGTCCTCGGCGAACTCAAGGGCGGCGCCATGAAGGTCGGCCAGGCGCTGTCGGTGATGGAGGCCGCCGTCCCCGAGCAGTTCGGCGAGCCGTACCGCGAGGCGCTGACCAAACTGCAGAAGGACGCTCCCCCGCTGCCCGCGGCCAAGGTGCACCGCGTGCTCGACGCGCAGCTGGGCACGAAGTGGCGGGAGCGCTTCACGTCGTTCGGCGACGAGCCGGTCGCGTCGGCCAGCATCGGACAGGTGCACAAGGCGGTGTGGGCCGACGGCCGCGAGGTCGCCGTCAAGATCCAGTACCCCGGCGCCGACGAGGCGCTGCGCGCCGACTTGAAGACCATGCGGCGCATGGTCAGCGTCTTCAAGCAGCTCTCCCCCGGCGCCGACGTCCAGGGTGTCGTCGACGAACTGATCGAGCGCACCGAGATGGAACTCGACTACCGGCTCGAGGCCGACAACCAGCGCGCCTTCGCCAAGGCCTACCGCGACCATCCGCGCTTCGTGGTGCCCGCGGTGGTCGCCAGCGCGCCCAAGGTGGTGATCGCGGAGTGGATCGAGGGCACCCCCATGTCGGCGATCATCCGCGACGGCACGCCCGAGCAGCGCGACGTCATGGGGACGCGGCTCTTCGAGCTGACCTACGACGCACCGCAGCGGCTCGAGATGATGCACGGCGACGCGCATCCCGGGAACTTCATGCTGCTCCCCGGCGACAAGATGGGCGTCATCGACTTCGGTGCGGTGGCACCGATGCCGGGCGGCCTGCCGGTCGAGATCGGCCAGATGGTGCGCTACGCGCTGCAGCGCGACTACGACCACCTGCTGCCGACGATGGAGCGCGCCGGATTCATCCAGCGCGGAGAACGCGTGTCGCACACCGAGATCGACGACATGCTGCGCCAGTACGTCGAGCCGCTGGAGTCCGAGGAGTTCCACTACTCCCGCAAGTGGCTGCAGAAGATGGCCGCCCGCAACATGGACCTCTCGGTCGATCAGATCAAGGCGGCCCGGCAGATGGACATCCCGGCCAAGCTGGCGATCCCGATGCGCGTCATCGCCTCGAACGTCGCCATCTCCTGCCAACTCGACGCTCGCATCCCCGCGAGAAGGCTTGCCGAGGAACTGATTCCGGGCTTCGTCGAGGCCGCCTGA